A window of Oreochromis aureus strain Israel breed Guangdong unplaced genomic scaffold, ZZ_aureus HiC_scaffold_126, whole genome shotgun sequence contains these coding sequences:
- the LOC116328970 gene encoding zinc-binding protein A33-like: MAEKDTFLESYLSCHVCSETLKDPVTLICNHSFCLNCLQQFWEQAKNTNCPICKRKSSKGDPRVNFALKELADSFEVRRKSGLSETEKREKKLTVVCRKHEEEPKLFCVDEQRAVCSVCDFPHQQSHKVVPVKEAVSVLKKHLKSYLKSLQDKRNKYKQVEKTYNEVLQHSKKQLLSTERQIRAEFNKLQQFLKEEEESRLAALREEEEQKGRTISREMRMIEEQISSLSDSISAVEEELQKHSVPFLSSYKDTQSRARAQSSLSDPQLVSGALIDVAKHLGNLSFRVWEKMKEKVHFSPVILDPNTANPYLYLSDDLTSVRHGDTWQQLPDNPERNTKYANILGSEGFRSGKHSWDVEVGDHPTWNVGLSKESVDKKGELFVSPKYGIWCLLHKNRKYIDGVGQTVTVKKSLQRIRVQLDYDRGEVSFYDPEDMTHIYTYRDTFTEKLFPYFSIGKAGNAKTYDIKICQTEI, translated from the coding sequence atggcTGAGAAAGACACATTTCTTGAAAGCTACCTGAGCTGCCATGTGTGTTCAGAGACTTTGAAAGACCCTGTAACTCTGATCTGCAACCACAGCTTCTGTTTAAACTGCCTGCAACAATTCTGGGAACAAgctaaaaacacaaactgtcccatttgtaaaagaaaatccTCTAAAGGAGATCCTAGAGTGAACTTTGCTCTGAAGGAACTGGCTGATTCCTTTGAGGTGAGAAGAAAATCTGGATTATCTGAGACAGAAAAGCGAGAGAAGAAACTAACAGTGGTGTGCAGAAAACATGAAGAAGAGCCTAAACTGTTCTGTGTGGACGAGCAGagagctgtgtgttctgtctgtgaCTTTCCTCACCAGCAGAGTCACAAAGTGGTTCCTGTAAAAGAAGCAGTCAGTGTCCTAAAGAAACATCTAAAATCTTACTTAAAATCTCTGCAGGACAAGAGGAACAAATACAAACAAGTGGAGAAAACATACAATGAAGTGCTTCAACACTCCAAGAAGCAGCTGTTGTCCACAGAGAGGCAGATCAGAGCAGAGTTCAACAAGCTCCAGCAGTtcctgaaagaggaagaggagtccAGACTGGCAGctctgagggaggaagaggagcagaagggGAGGACTATCAGCAGAGAGATGAGGATGATTGAGGAGCAGATCTCCTCTCTGTCAGACAGCATCTCTGCTGTTGAAgaagagctgcagaaacacagcgtGCCATTCCTCAGCAGTTATAAAGACACTCAGAGCAGAGCCAGAGCCCAGAGCTCACTGTCAGATCCACAGCTGGTCTCAGGAGCACTGATAGATGTggccaaacacctgggcaacctgTCCTTCAGAGTGTgggagaagatgaaggagaaggTCCACTTCAGTCCTGTCAttctggacccaaacactgcAAACCCCTATCTCTATCTGTCTGATGATCTGACCAGTGTGAGACATGGAGACACATGgcagcagcttcctgataatccagagagaaacacaaaataTGCTAATATTCTGGGCTCTGAGGGTTTCAGGtctgggaaacacagctgggatgtTGAGGTGGGAGACCATCCGACCTGGAATGTGGGGTTAAGTAAAGAATCAGTTGACAAAAAGGGAGAGCTTTTTGTTTCACCAAAATATGGAATCTGGTGTTTATtgcataaaaatagaaaatacattgatggtgTTGGTCAGACTGTGACAGTGAAGAAGAGTCTCCAGAGGATCAGAGTCCAGCTGGACTATGACAGGGGGGAGGTGTCCTTCTATGACCCTGAAGACATGACTCACATCTACACTTACAGAGACACTTTCACTGAGAAACTCTTCCCATATTTTAGTATTGGAAAGGCAGGAAATGCCAAAACGTATGATATCAAAATCTGCCAGACTGAGATTTGA
- the LOC116325148 gene encoding nuclear factor 7, ovary-like, whose amino-acid sequence MAGKHAFIKSHLRCQVCSKIFRDPVTLTCNHSFCLSCLKTIWEKTKKKICPLCERKNSKKNLGINFPLKEMADSFAQRQKAWAVCSEHEKEPQLFCVDEDKPLCPVCDFPHHQSHKVIPVEAAIDVLKEQLKSDLKSLQDKRNKYKQVVKTYNEMSEHMKKQLLSTERQIRAEFNKLQEFLKEEEESRLAALREEEEQKGMTIIREMRMIEEQISSLSDSISAVEEELQKHSVPFLSSYKDTQSRARAQSSVSDPQLVSGALIDVAKHLGNLSFRVWEKMKEKVHFSPVILDPNTANACLYLSDDLTSVRLGDTKQQLPDNPERNTNYTNVFGSKGFISGKHSWEVEVGDHPDWNLGLVKESVDKKGECFASPKCGIWCLWHHSGKYNNGDGETVRVKKSFQRIRVQLDYDRGEVSFYDPEDMTHIYTYRDTFTEKLFPYFHIWKAGNAKTSDIKICQTEI is encoded by the coding sequence ATGGCTGGGAAACACGCTTTTATCAAAAGCCACCTCCGTTGCCAAGTGTGTTCAAAGATTTTCAGAGATCCTGTAACTCTGACCTGCaaccacagtttttgtttaaGCTGCCTGAAAACAATATGGGAAAAAACTAAGAAGAAAATATGTCCactttgtgaaagaaaaaattcaaaaaaaaatcttggaaTTAACTTTCCTTTGAAGGAGATGGCTGATTCCTTTGCTCAGAGACAGAAAGCATGGGCTGTATGCAGTGAACATGAAAAAGAGCCCCAACTGTTCTGCGTGGATGAAGACAAACCTCTGTGTCCTGTCTGTGATTTTCCTCACCACCAGAGTCACAAAGTGATTCCTGTAGAAGCTGCTATCGACGTCCTGAAGGAGCAGCTGAAATCTGACTTAAAGTCTCTGCAGGACAAGAGGAACAAATACAAACAAGTGGTGAAAACATACAATGAAATGAGTGAACACATGAAGAAGCAGCTGTTGTCCACAGAGAGGCAGATCAGAGCAGAGTTCAACAAGCTCCAGGAGTtcctgaaagaggaagaggagtccAGACTGGCAGctctgagggaggaagaggagcagaagggGATGACTATCATCAGAGAGATGAGGATGATTGAGGAGCAGATCTCCTCTCTGTCAGACAGCATCTCTGCTGTTGAAgaagagctgcagaaacacagtgtGCCATTCCTCAGCAGTTATAAAGACACTCAGAGCAGAGCCAGAGCCCAGAGCTCAGTGTCAGATCCACAGCTGGTCTCAGGAGCACTGATAGATGTggccaaacacctgggcaacctgTCCTTCAGAGTGTgggagaagatgaaggagaaggTCCACTTCAGTCCTGTCAttctggacccaaacactgcAAATGCCTGTCTCTATCTGTCTGATGATCTGACCAGTGTGAGACTTGGAGACACAAagcagcagcttcctgataaTCCAGAGAGAAACACTAATTATACCAATGTTTTTGGTTCTAAGGGCTTCATctcagggaaacacagctgggaggtggaggtgggagACCATCCTGACTGGAATCTGGGTTTAGTTAAAGAGTCAGTTGACAAGAAGGGAGAGTGTTTTGCTTCACCAAAATGTGGAATCTGGTGTTTATGGCATCACAGTGGAAAATACAATAATGGTGATGGTGAGACTGTGAGAGTGAAGAAGAGTTTCCAGAGGATCAGAGTCCAGCTGGACTATGACAGAGGGGAGGTGTCCTTCTATGACCCTGAAGACATGACTCACATCTACACTTACAGAGACACTTTCACTGAGAAACTCTTCCCATATTTTCATATTTGGAAGGCAGGAAATGCCAAAACCTCTGATATCAAAATCTGTCAGACTGAGATTTGA